One Ignavibacteriales bacterium genomic window, GATAAAGACCGGGTACAAATGGACTTCCGGAGAATGGAACTGCAACGTAGCAGGCGATAACGAAGATCTGCTGGTATCCGGCAAAACATACAAGAATTGTGTTCACATATCATTTTCAGCTTCGATCACCTTCTGGGGTGAGTTTTGGGTAAAAGAAGGCGTTGGTATCGTAAAATGGCAATTTCTACGGACAAATCCTCCGACGACTGAACTCGGACATTATTTATTAAAAGAATATTCGTTAAAGTAAGGAAAAATATGGTACATGGTATTTATGTAAACGCTGTAATAATGGCGCTGATGGTTTTCTTTTCCTGTAAGGGAGGTTCCGGCGGTGACGGCAGCAGTACGGGCACCAATTTCACACTAAAAGATTACTACTCTTCCAATGCCGACCTCGACAGTAAGGTTGATTTAATATATAATGGGCTTTCGGACGGACAACGAGTTGCGCAGATGATAATTTCATCCGCCGGCTCTAACGGCAAATCGGATAACGAGGTGCAGGGACTTATTAATGACGGTATCATCGGCGGAGTAATCTACCTTGGCGGGTCGAAGGACGAATTTACCACGATGTCGTCACAGCTACAGAAATCCGCAATTGATAATGCAGGTTACCCGTTACTTATATCCACAGATGGAGAGCCGAGCCTTATTAATAAAAAAATTTCCGGAATACAGGAGTTTCCCAAAACGAGCGAAATAACTACCACAGAAGATGCTAGTAAGACCGGCGCGGAGATAGCCGACATCTTAAAGAGCATGGGCATCAATTATAATTATGCTCCGGTGTGTGATTACGGTTTTAATAAAGAGATTATCAGTACGCGGTCATTCGGAGGTGATGAGAGCGGTGTAGGGAAGCTCGCGGGGGCCTTTATCACTGCCACGCAGGACAACGGCGTTATAGCAACTGCGAAACATTTTCCCGGTCACGGTAATGTAAGCGGTGACAGTCACAATAAAGTCGTTTATATTAACGGCGAACTGAAAGAGTTATACATATTCAAACAAGCCATAGATGCCGGTGTGATTTCCGTAATGGCAGGTCACATCGCGATAAAAGGAAACCCGCAGTATAATACGGACGGACTTCCGTCTACTCTATCGAAAGATATTATTACCGGACTGCTTAGGAATGAGCTCGGTTTTAAAGGATTAATTGTAACCGACGGTATGAACATGGGTGCTGTGATGAAGCTGGGCAATGCCTCGCTGAAGGCATTCAAAGCCGGATGCGATCTTATAATAATGGAGCCCGATGAGCGGTCGCTTCATGCTTCTATAATGAAAGAAATATCTTCCAATGAAGAGATGCGCAGTCAGATGGAAGAATCCGTAAAAAGAATAATCCGAGCCAAGGTCTGCCTGGGGCTGTGGTAAAAATTCGATGTTAAAATATCGGTGGAAGATGCTCTGTGACGTAAATATATTTGTATAAAAAAAGCAATGAATACAGCTGAAAAACTAACAAAACAACTGCCCTCCGAGACTGAAATGCTCAGGGCTTTTAATAATAGTGACAGGTCATACGATGGTATTTTCTTTACTGCTGTAAAGACTACCAGTATCTTCTGCCGCCCGTCATGCCGTGTTAAAAAACCCCTTAAAAAGAACATAGAGTTTTACGCTACCGCGAAGGAAGCCCTTTTTGCCGGCTATAGACCGTGCAAAAGATGTAAACCGATGGAGATCGGTAATGACACTCCGGACTGGGTTAAAAAACTAATGGAAATAGTTGATAAGAACCCCGAGAAAAAGATCCGCGATTATGAAATGCGTCAAATGGGATTCGAACCGTCCAGGGCGCGCAGATTTTTTAAACAGAAATATGGAATGACGTTCCACGCTTATTGCAGAAGCAGAAGACTTGGCAAAGCATTTTCACTGATTAGGAATGGTGTGGAAATAGCCGATGCTGTTTTTGATAACGGTTACGATTCACATAGCGGGTTCAGGGATGCTTTTTCCAAGACGCTCGGCTTTGCACCCGGTAAATCATATTCAAAAGACTGCATGGTAACATCATTATATGAAAGCCCGCTCGGACACATCATTCTTGCCGCGAATGACAAAGGCTTATGCCTTGCTGAATTCAGCGACAGGCGTATGCTCGAATACCAGCTAAAAGTGCTGAATAAATATTTCAAAAGCCCGCTCGTGCCCGGACGTAATAAGTTCATCGAACAAGCCGAATCAGAACTCGAAGAATATTTCAAAGGCAATTTAAAAAACTTCAAGGTACCTATAGAATATCCCGGAACGGAGTTCCAGCAAAAAGTCTGGGAAGGTCTTCGAAATATTCCTTACGGCACTACTGTCTCATATGTCGAACTTGCGAAAAAAGTCGGTACACCAAAAGGTTCACGCCCTGTCGGAACTGCAAACGGTATGAACCGGCTCGCAATAATTATCCCATGTCACAGGGTTATTAAAAATGACGGTTCGCTTGGAGGTTATGGCGGGGGCTTATGGAGAAAGAAAAGACTGCTTGAACTGGAAGGCGTGACGGGTATCGCTTAATATCTTTTGGGCATTGTGAGCGTGTTCAGATTGTCGTTGTCCGCGTATTCAAATCCCACACCGTAGGTCTTTAGAAAGCTAAGACATGTTATTATCTGGAGCTTCACCCTGTTCGGAAGTTCATATCCGTACTCGAATACAGGCGGACCCGACCCGAATGACCCGTTGCGGTATGTCTCTACCGTATATGAATCTATTCCCAGCACGTCCCTGAAGTAATCCTGTGAGTACCCTTTTTCCGGGGCTGAGGGCAGATTTATTATAGTGAACTTATGGTCATCTGCCATTCCGGTATTTATTAACTGCTGTGCATAGAGCAATGTTGTATCGTCTATCAACGCATCGAAGTCGAAGTTATCGCACTTCCCATGACATGATATCAGCACCTGTCCCATATAAAAATCTTCACAGTCGTACCGGTTCACTCTGTCATCGTTAAAATCCTTGTCCTCGTGCAGGTTCAGCACCAGGACTGGGGTATATTCTTTGATAAGGTTTGTAAATTCATCGGCAACTATAGCTTCATAATTGGACATGTCCCTGTCTGCATTACCCGGGAAGTTCCTGTTCATGTCATATATCTGATTAAAATTTACATACCTTGTTCGCGTTACCTTATCACATGCCGGCTTATTCAGTCTTGGAACAATGATAACCGTCCCTTGCGTAACCCTTAAATT contains:
- a CDS encoding glycoside hydrolase family 3 protein; its protein translation is MVHGIYVNAVIMALMVFFSCKGGSGGDGSSTGTNFTLKDYYSSNADLDSKVDLIYNGLSDGQRVAQMIISSAGSNGKSDNEVQGLINDGIIGGVIYLGGSKDEFTTMSSQLQKSAIDNAGYPLLISTDGEPSLINKKISGIQEFPKTSEITTTEDASKTGAEIADILKSMGINYNYAPVCDYGFNKEIISTRSFGGDESGVGKLAGAFITATQDNGVIATAKHFPGHGNVSGDSHNKVVYINGELKELYIFKQAIDAGVISVMAGHIAIKGNPQYNTDGLPSTLSKDIITGLLRNELGFKGLIVTDGMNMGAVMKLGNASLKAFKAGCDLIIMEPDERSLHASIMKEISSNEEMRSQMEESVKRIIRAKVCLGLW
- a CDS encoding bifunctional transcriptional activator/DNA repair protein Ada, yielding MNTAEKLTKQLPSETEMLRAFNNSDRSYDGIFFTAVKTTSIFCRPSCRVKKPLKKNIEFYATAKEALFAGYRPCKRCKPMEIGNDTPDWVKKLMEIVDKNPEKKIRDYEMRQMGFEPSRARRFFKQKYGMTFHAYCRSRRLGKAFSLIRNGVEIADAVFDNGYDSHSGFRDAFSKTLGFAPGKSYSKDCMVTSLYESPLGHIILAANDKGLCLAEFSDRRMLEYQLKVLNKYFKSPLVPGRNKFIEQAESELEEYFKGNLKNFKVPIEYPGTEFQQKVWEGLRNIPYGTTVSYVELAKKVGTPKGSRPVGTANGMNRLAIIIPCHRVIKNDGSLGGYGGGLWRKKRLLELEGVTGIA
- a CDS encoding succinylglutamate desuccinylase/aspartoacylase family protein → MNKICFSILYILILSGLTFAGDGIKNFYGVTIVPQYLAPGADYQTPYYIISSKKNKTPSPIVVIDGGMHGDEVAGSYACDDLLINLRVTQGTVIIVPRLNKPACDKVTRTRYVNFNQIYDMNRNFPGNADRDMSNYEAIVADEFTNLIKEYTPVLVLNLHEDKDFNDDRVNRYDCEDFYMGQVLISCHGKCDNFDFDALIDDTTLLYAQQLINTGMADDHKFTIINLPSAPEKGYSQDYFRDVLGIDSYTVETYRNGSFGSGPPVFEYGYELPNRVKLQIITCLSFLKTYGVGFEYADNDNLNTLTMPKRY